In the genome of Treponema pedis, one region contains:
- a CDS encoding methyltransferase, translating into MNEIIKNLKKYSPRSVLEFGFGSGYLSKLIRQVYPNIFFTGIDKNPHFIKDNITTLFDEYFCEDILSLNVKHKFDLIIFGNPRVPFWWIYNCYTIESYTKIIKKLVSLLEEKGSLFFIVKTYKNCTQKSEMLFKEYQDFLLIEASEKEYPPNLTEFINADIIDLTKTILTESGIIDVDVISIKDTEKCIYPKEPCKSAKIKRTPKNLQKAADLDREINRFGLSYGYYNILTAKNNRFGIGKGLL; encoded by the coding sequence ATGAATGAAATTATAAAAAATTTAAAAAAATATTCTCCTCGGTCGGTTTTGGAATTCGGGTTCGGCAGCGGATATTTAAGTAAACTTATCCGGCAAGTGTATCCGAATATTTTTTTTACCGGAATCGATAAAAATCCGCATTTTATTAAAGATAACATTACAACCCTGTTTGATGAATATTTTTGTGAAGATATTTTATCATTAAATGTTAAACATAAATTTGATTTGATTATTTTCGGTAATCCCAGAGTTCCGTTTTGGTGGATATATAATTGTTATACCATCGAATCTTATACGAAAATTATAAAAAAGTTAGTTTCTTTACTGGAAGAAAAAGGCAGTTTGTTTTTTATAGTTAAGACTTATAAAAATTGCACTCAAAAATCCGAAATGCTGTTTAAAGAATATCAAGATTTTTTGTTAATAGAGGCTTCCGAAAAAGAATATCCTCCAAATTTAACTGAGTTTATAAATGCGGATATTATCGACTTAACAAAAACAATATTGACCGAATCGGGAATTATTGATGTAGATGTAATTTCAATTAAAGATACCGAAAAATGTATTTACCCCAAAGAGCCTTGTAAAAGTGCCAAAATAAAAAGAACGCCGAAGAATCTACAAAAGGCAGCCGATTTGGACCGGGAAATAAATCGTTTCGGCTTATCCTACGGATATTATAATATTTTAACGGCAAAAAATAATCGGTTTGGAATTGGAAAAGGATTATTATAA
- a CDS encoding V-type ATP synthase subunit I has protein sequence MFKTKKMKLLELAVLVNDVNNVIEYLGKNANFQFYSETGNQGEENASNRFGEIFARLKTCLQILSLTATASAPEKAVFPSERDVTDAEKIFSDTDFFQKKEADLHENLKRITEAQSEAMAFANLKVPYKEIDNLTFLTLRIGKIAPKAAEELQFTIGNRALIIPLGEDKTRILAASSKKGRFALDSELKKFGFLPLDIPKDFKGIPDDIINGLKQKTEDIKKEMEILKKEKSEYAEQNKELILKLLYNFSLGSQILQIRQGLESTQTVFRIMGWISANDEKKLMEDIDNLTEGRTAIRLYAPQEIPSIKNGKEKVPVFYKHNKFVSSFERIIFSYGAPLYGTLDPTPIVAVFFTLLFGIMFGDLGQGFVFLLLGILMYFEKPKILKRVSKFAFVFMAIGIASMFMGFLTGEVFTNGHLLVPVSRFITGLFGTPRNHILHLMPEGGSIGKLIMFFAFTLSVGFIINSTGLIINIINNFRLKRIAKAVFSKTGVSGLLFFWYAVFMGLRIAFLKIGFAWFDIVFLVTPLLCIFFSEPLERFFLRERPVFENGFFAAFIEGLVEILEVFSTYISNSVSFLRVGAFALSHAVLSFIVFTMAGFCGGYLSYGIIPAVIGNFVIILLEGLIVAIQIIRLQYYEFFSKFFTETGREFVPFRFVFD, from the coding sequence ATGTTTAAAACTAAAAAAATGAAACTGTTGGAATTGGCGGTTTTAGTGAATGATGTAAATAATGTAATTGAATATTTGGGTAAAAATGCAAATTTTCAGTTTTATTCCGAAACGGGAAATCAGGGTGAAGAAAACGCATCAAACCGGTTCGGTGAAATTTTTGCAAGACTTAAAACCTGTTTACAAATTTTATCTTTAACCGCGACGGCTTCGGCTCCCGAAAAAGCTGTGTTTCCGTCGGAGCGGGACGTAACGGATGCGGAAAAAATTTTTTCCGATACGGATTTTTTTCAAAAAAAAGAAGCCGATTTACACGAAAATTTAAAACGGATTACGGAAGCTCAAAGTGAAGCTATGGCCTTTGCCAATTTAAAAGTACCTTATAAAGAAATAGATAATTTAACCTTTTTGACCTTGCGCATAGGAAAAATAGCCCCTAAGGCCGCAGAAGAACTTCAATTTACAATAGGCAACAGAGCCTTAATTATTCCCTTAGGCGAAGATAAAACACGTATTTTGGCCGCTTCTTCAAAAAAAGGCCGGTTTGCCTTAGATTCGGAATTAAAAAAATTCGGATTTTTACCTTTGGATATCCCTAAAGATTTTAAGGGTATTCCGGACGACATTATAAACGGATTAAAACAAAAAACGGAAGATATAAAAAAGGAAATGGAAATTTTAAAAAAAGAAAAGAGTGAATATGCCGAGCAAAACAAAGAGCTTATTTTAAAACTTCTATATAATTTTTCTCTAGGTTCACAAATTTTACAAATACGGCAGGGGCTTGAATCTACACAAACCGTTTTTAGGATTATGGGCTGGATTTCCGCAAACGATGAAAAAAAACTTATGGAAGATATAGATAACCTTACTGAAGGCAGAACCGCTATAAGGCTTTATGCTCCGCAAGAAATTCCGTCGATAAAAAACGGCAAAGAGAAAGTTCCGGTTTTTTATAAACACAATAAATTCGTAAGCAGTTTTGAAAGGATTATTTTCAGTTACGGAGCTCCGCTTTACGGAACCCTTGACCCGACACCTATTGTTGCAGTGTTTTTTACTCTTTTATTCGGCATAATGTTCGGCGATTTGGGGCAAGGTTTTGTATTTTTGCTTTTAGGCATCTTAATGTATTTCGAAAAGCCTAAGATTTTAAAACGGGTTTCAAAATTTGCCTTCGTTTTTATGGCAATAGGAATTGCAAGTATGTTTATGGGTTTTTTAACGGGAGAAGTTTTTACAAACGGCCATCTTTTAGTTCCCGTAAGCAGATTTATTACAGGTCTTTTCGGAACTCCCCGAAATCATATTCTGCATCTAATGCCGGAAGGCGGTTCAATCGGAAAGCTGATTATGTTTTTTGCCTTTACCCTTTCAGTAGGATTTATAATAAATTCCACAGGTCTTATTATAAACATAATCAATAATTTCAGACTGAAAAGAATCGCAAAAGCCGTCTTTTCCAAAACGGGAGTTTCAGGTCTTTTATTTTTTTGGTATGCCGTTTTTATGGGACTTAGAATTGCCTTTTTAAAAATAGGCTTTGCGTGGTTCGATATCGTTTTTCTTGTTACACCTCTTTTGTGTATATTCTTTTCAGAACCCCTTGAGCGCTTTTTTTTAAGAGAACGGCCGGTTTTTGAAAACGGTTTTTTTGCAGCTTTTATTGAAGGCTTGGTGGAAATATTGGAAGTTTTTTCTACATATATTTCAAATTCGGTAAGTTTTTTACGCGTCGGAGCCTTTGCACTCTCTCATGCGGTGTTGAGTTTTATCGTTTTTACTATGGCGGGTTTTTGCGGAGGCTATCTTTCTTACGGAATAATCCCTGCGGTTATCGGCAATTTTGTTATTATTTTACTTGAGGGTTTAATCGTTGCAATTCAAATTATAAGACTTCAATACTATGAATTTTTTTCAAAATTTTTTACGGAAACCGGAAGAGAATTCGTTCCGTTCAGATTTGTCTTTGATTAA
- a CDS encoding V0D/AC39 family V-type ATPase subunit yields MDKSSASAYVYAKACGMYSKAFVGKKVKKLFEAKNVKELWSLIFTEEVPVVPEGQLADLIEQTLSKRLVADMLKLLSAYDKPDRLITALISKYDYSNLKTAWYGIEKKQNDTSFLVNISPYSVFHWEKWPNIREIIRGTCMEHIKVPEHNAPIEEILFWDSELDRMYYRSVWAGFKSLSKKDKESCKNLVLTEIIMQNIVWILRLRSYYGYKKEKILPLLAGIQTEETEQIFCKPAYFALERPLDDWNEWKDWEYARLLNPHEEGHPWILDPRWVQLECDKYLYKLAVKQFHSSAFTAGAAVAFFKIKRLEEYMIRAAAEILRVGADDEFKNEFIWG; encoded by the coding sequence ATGGATAAATCTTCCGCCTCAGCTTATGTTTATGCAAAGGCTTGCGGTATGTATTCCAAGGCCTTTGTAGGCAAAAAAGTTAAAAAATTATTTGAAGCAAAAAATGTAAAAGAGCTTTGGTCATTAATCTTTACCGAAGAAGTTCCTGTTGTACCTGAAGGACAACTGGCCGATTTAATTGAGCAAACACTTTCAAAAAGACTTGTAGCGGATATGCTTAAACTCCTTTCCGCTTACGATAAACCCGACAGGCTTATTACGGCTCTTATTTCAAAATACGATTATTCCAATTTAAAAACGGCTTGGTACGGAATAGAAAAAAAACAAAACGACACCTCCTTTCTTGTAAATATTTCTCCTTATTCGGTTTTTCATTGGGAAAAATGGCCCAATATAAGAGAAATCATACGCGGTACCTGTATGGAACATATTAAGGTGCCTGAGCATAACGCTCCTATAGAGGAAATCCTTTTTTGGGATTCGGAGCTGGACAGAATGTATTACCGTTCCGTATGGGCAGGTTTTAAATCGCTTTCAAAAAAAGATAAGGAATCATGCAAAAATCTCGTGCTTACGGAAATTATTATGCAAAATATTGTTTGGATTTTGCGTTTACGCTCTTATTACGGCTATAAAAAAGAAAAAATCTTACCCCTTCTTGCGGGAATTCAAACCGAAGAAACCGAACAAATTTTTTGCAAACCGGCTTATTTTGCTCTTGAACGTCCATTGGACGATTGGAATGAATGGAAAGATTGGGAATATGCGCGGCTTTTAAACCCGCATGAAGAAGGACACCCTTGGATTTTGGACCCGCGCTGGGTTCAGCTTGAATGCGATAAATACCTCTATAAACTTGCAGTAAAACAGTTTCATTCAAGCGCTTTTACCGCAGGGGCAGCCGTTGCGTTTTTTAAAATAAAACGCTTGGAAGAATATATGATTCGAGCCGCCGCCGAAATATTGCGAGTCGGTGCCGACGATGAATTTAAAAACGAATTTATTTGGGGATAG
- a CDS encoding PTS sugar transporter subunit IIA, translating to MILGKLFSAKNIKLNLESTEKDELFEELVDLYVSNDSSISRDSIIDAIREREAKLSTGIKKGIALPHARISGLKEPRGIIGVSKKGIEYDSLDGNPVYVVFMLLSTVEDYSLHLKILNRLNILLLNPKFLEELFRETSREGIYNMICKYEDMLIGGL from the coding sequence ATGATTCTGGGAAAGCTCTTTTCCGCAAAAAACATTAAACTTAATCTTGAGAGCACCGAAAAAGACGAGCTTTTTGAAGAACTTGTGGATTTATATGTTTCAAACGATTCTTCAATATCGAGAGACTCCATTATTGATGCAATAAGAGAAAGAGAAGCCAAGCTTTCCACAGGAATCAAAAAAGGAATTGCCCTGCCCCATGCAAGGATTTCCGGTTTAAAAGAGCCCAGAGGCATTATAGGTGTTTCAAAAAAAGGAATTGAATATGATTCTCTTGACGGAAACCCCGTTTACGTAGTTTTTATGCTTCTTTCTACAGTCGAAGATTATTCTCTTCATTTAAAAATACTAAACAGATTGAATATTTTGCTTTTAAACCCCAAATTTTTGGAAGAATTGTTTAGAGAAACCTCGCGTGAAGGCATTTACAATATGATTTGTAAGTATGAAGATATGCTTATCGGAGGTCTTTAA
- the secG gene encoding preprotein translocase subunit SecG: MGGLSIALLVLFVIICAIIIFLILLQNEEGDSLGGLFAGGSNSAFGSKSGNVLTKATYIVVTLFFVTTFLLAFLNKSSTDKGLSEEVKQKQAETSTEWWKKADNSAEDGKKEDAANTETKAENSSEKSGE, from the coding sequence ATGGGTGGTTTAAGTATCGCTTTACTTGTACTTTTTGTAATTATTTGTGCAATAATTATTTTTCTTATTTTGCTGCAAAACGAAGAAGGAGACAGCTTGGGCGGTCTTTTTGCAGGCGGAAGCAATTCGGCTTTCGGTTCAAAATCAGGCAATGTTTTAACCAAGGCTACATATATTGTAGTTACGCTGTTTTTCGTAACAACCTTCCTGCTTGCCTTTCTTAATAAAAGCTCAACGGATAAGGGTTTATCCGAAGAAGTAAAACAAAAACAGGCCGAAACTTCTACGGAATGGTGGAAGAAAGCCGATAATTCCGCCGAAGACGGTAAAAAAGAAGATGCCGCAAATACAGAAACAAAAGCGGAAAACTCTTCCGAAAAAAGCGGAGAATAA
- the prfA gene encoding peptide chain release factor 1, translated as MKERLDNLRKKLKEIEKEIEDPSLIKNASKYKETMREHSYLSKLMEEYDNYLFIEKQIADSKILIQEESDAELKEMAREELHSLELSLEKSEADLKMLLIPPDPLEEKNIIMEIRGGTGGEEAALFAADLFRMYTHYAEVKNWKYEIISLNETELGGYKEITFSVSGKYVYGSLRYESGVHRVQRVPETEGSGRIHTSAVTVAVLPEAEETEIEIKQEDLRIDVMRAGGPGGQCVNTTDSAVRITHLPTGLVVICQDEKSQIKNKAKAMRVLRSRLYDMEESKKQAERAQNRKNQVGTGDRSERIRTYNFPQNRVTDHRINLTLYKLDAVMQGSLDELIEALCIAAREEMMKAGDYNLDYGK; from the coding sequence ATGAAAGAACGCTTAGATAATTTACGTAAAAAGTTAAAAGAAATAGAAAAAGAAATTGAAGACCCTTCCCTTATTAAGAATGCTTCAAAATATAAAGAAACAATGAGGGAACATTCATATCTTTCAAAACTGATGGAAGAATACGACAACTATCTTTTTATAGAAAAACAAATAGCCGATTCCAAAATTCTCATTCAGGAAGAAAGCGATGCGGAATTAAAGGAAATGGCACGCGAAGAGCTTCATTCGCTTGAGCTTTCCCTTGAAAAAAGCGAGGCGGATTTAAAAATGCTTTTAATTCCGCCTGACCCCTTGGAAGAAAAAAACATTATTATGGAAATACGCGGGGGAACAGGCGGTGAAGAAGCGGCCTTGTTTGCAGCCGATCTTTTTAGAATGTATACTCATTATGCAGAAGTAAAAAATTGGAAATATGAAATTATTTCTTTAAACGAAACTGAGCTTGGGGGGTATAAAGAAATAACCTTTTCGGTTTCCGGAAAATACGTATACGGAAGTTTGCGCTATGAATCAGGTGTTCACAGGGTGCAAAGGGTTCCCGAAACGGAAGGGTCGGGGCGTATTCATACAAGTGCGGTAACCGTAGCGGTTTTACCTGAAGCGGAAGAAACCGAAATCGAAATTAAACAGGAAGATTTACGCATAGATGTTATGCGGGCGGGAGGCCCCGGAGGTCAATGCGTAAATACAACGGATTCCGCCGTGCGCATTACCCACTTGCCTACGGGATTGGTAGTAATTTGTCAGGATGAAAAAAGTCAGATAAAAAACAAGGCAAAGGCCATGCGGGTTTTGCGAAGCCGCCTTTATGATATGGAAGAAAGTAAAAAACAGGCGGAGCGTGCTCAAAACAGAAAAAATCAGGTAGGGACGGGAGACAGGTCGGAGCGTATACGTACTTATAATTTTCCGCAAAACCGAGTAACCGACCACCGAATAAACTTAACCCTGTATAAACTTGACGCCGTAATGCAAGGCTCGCTTGATGAACTTATCGAAGCCCTCTGTATTGCGGCGCGCGAAGAAATGATGAAAGCGGGCGATTATAATTTAGATTACGGCAAATAA
- the prmC gene encoding peptide chain release factor N(5)-glutamine methyltransferase: MFTIREARIFSCGEFLRSSNLRKNEYDKNSAMLDTDILISFLLKKERSWILLHSDFDFEEFKSEFFRLVQKRCSGLPVAYITEEKEFYGRKFYVNPSVLIPKPDTETLVERLCKFLEFELDNFEHDKYKNGFFILDMCTGSGCIGISAACEFYSMLNKKFKNDTEKTDKFIKTHFSLTLADISEDALKVCKKNVQDLLPEKLKPETKIIKADLREKFPLCRNTKYRIITTNPPYVPSEVTDTLLSDGRCEPGLALDGGEGGIDLIEPLAKNAFSSLTSCGKIFTEIGEYNAIAALNIFKNAGFSKVSVFKDLSGRDRVIEAVKKRDF, translated from the coding sequence ATGTTCACTATACGGGAAGCCAGAATTTTTTCCTGCGGAGAGTTTTTACGTTCTTCCAATTTAAGAAAAAACGAATATGATAAAAATTCGGCAATGCTTGATACGGATATTTTAATTTCTTTTCTTTTAAAAAAAGAGCGTTCGTGGATTTTATTGCATAGCGATTTTGATTTTGAAGAATTTAAAAGCGAATTCTTTAGGCTTGTGCAAAAAAGATGTTCGGGGTTACCCGTTGCCTACATAACGGAAGAAAAAGAATTTTACGGAAGGAAATTTTATGTAAATCCTTCCGTTCTTATACCTAAGCCGGATACCGAAACCCTTGTAGAGCGTTTATGCAAATTTTTGGAATTCGAACTTGATAATTTTGAACATGATAAATATAAAAACGGTTTTTTTATTTTGGATATGTGTACGGGTTCGGGCTGCATAGGTATTTCGGCAGCTTGTGAATTTTATTCAATGTTAAATAAAAAATTTAAAAATGATACGGAAAAAACGGATAAATTTATAAAAACGCATTTTTCTCTTACTCTTGCGGATATTTCGGAGGACGCTTTAAAGGTTTGTAAAAAAAATGTGCAAGACCTTTTGCCCGAAAAATTAAAACCTGAAACGAAAATTATTAAAGCGGATTTACGGGAAAAATTTCCCTTATGCCGAAATACAAAATACCGAATTATAACGACAAATCCGCCTTATGTTCCTTCCGAAGTTACCGATACGCTTTTATCTGACGGAAGGTGTGAGCCCGGACTTGCTTTAGACGGAGGGGAGGGGGGAATCGATTTAATTGAACCTCTTGCAAAAAATGCTTTTTCTTCACTAACTTCTTGCGGAAAAATTTTTACGGAAATAGGTGAATACAATGCAATAGCCGCCTTAAATATTTTTAAAAATGCGGGTTTTTCAAAGGTTTCGGTGTTTAAAGATTTATCCGGCAGGGACAGGGTTATAGAAGCGGTAAAAAAACGGGATTTTTAA
- a CDS encoding omptin family outer membrane protease, producing the protein MNTVLKKIRRLFIIFTLIPQLNIFSQSVINGIYTEDIQANPEILKKSPISFAIGIAPKLEIGSGFEYVFKNYNEVLSKLIWPLLPASGFQATTEIYIGNGFHTVFNAVFSIPHSTGKMRDYDFLNHTKKDVLTHFSMHKCILEQGKELGFTVGWIMPLAEYFQNGNKIKIYAEPCIGLRYYSHTWLAFDGYLQYSNANSELTPETPKVLWKGNAAQYRQDLVLPNIGILFKFDLPKKWQIKTAVQVCPQVLGLCEDNHFGRDIVFYDIFHKKGFSLHINFFAEKKLNNVLGVFFSTDCSAITSYNGISIARKSSNKNILSASQEGSSGTAFYTAVFSVGMMIRLGE; encoded by the coding sequence ATGAATACGGTTTTAAAAAAAATAAGGCGGTTATTTATTATCTTTACATTGATACCGCAGCTTAATATTTTTTCTCAAAGCGTTATAAACGGAATTTATACCGAAGATATACAAGCCAACCCCGAAATTTTAAAAAAAAGCCCGATATCGTTTGCAATAGGAATTGCTCCCAAATTGGAAATAGGCTCGGGATTTGAATATGTATTTAAAAACTACAATGAGGTTTTAAGTAAACTTATATGGCCTCTGTTGCCGGCCTCTGGATTTCAGGCGACGACGGAAATTTACATCGGAAACGGTTTTCATACGGTTTTTAATGCCGTATTTTCCATACCTCATTCTACGGGTAAAATGCGGGATTACGATTTTTTAAATCATACGAAAAAAGACGTCTTAACGCATTTTTCCATGCACAAATGTATACTGGAACAGGGAAAGGAACTCGGGTTTACCGTAGGCTGGATTATGCCTCTGGCGGAATATTTTCAAAACGGAAATAAAATAAAAATTTATGCGGAACCGTGTATAGGACTGAGGTATTATTCACATACTTGGCTTGCCTTCGACGGCTATCTTCAATATTCAAACGCAAATTCCGAGCTAACACCGGAGACACCCAAAGTTTTATGGAAGGGAAATGCAGCTCAGTATCGTCAGGACTTGGTTTTACCCAATATCGGAATATTGTTTAAATTCGATTTACCTAAAAAATGGCAGATAAAAACCGCAGTACAAGTATGCCCGCAAGTATTGGGTTTATGCGAAGATAATCACTTCGGAAGAGATATTGTTTTTTACGATATTTTCCACAAAAAAGGTTTTTCTCTGCATATAAACTTTTTTGCCGAAAAAAAACTTAATAATGTTTTAGGAGTTTTCTTTTCTACCGATTGCAGTGCAATTACGTCATATAACGGAATTTCCATTGCACGGAAAAGCTCAAATAAAAACATATTGTCGGCATCTCAAGAAGGCTCATCGGGAACGGCTTTTTATACTGCGGTTTTTTCCGTAGGAATGATGATACGTTTAGGAGAGTAA
- a CDS encoding 4-(cytidine 5'-diphospho)-2-C-methyl-D-erythritol kinase produces the protein MVKSAISLSAHAKINLHLEVLGKRSDGFHDIVSVFHSISLSDEILIERTAEKDTCKVLSPLLALPETNTVISAYKKFSAACGIRDGIIVKILKNIPCGAGLGGGSSDAAAVLHGLNIMFNAGLTEESLRKIALEIGSDVPFFFKRRSCRCRRARRAFKTRFR, from the coding sequence ATGGTCAAAAGTGCAATCAGTCTTTCGGCTCATGCCAAAATTAATCTGCATTTGGAAGTTCTTGGGAAAAGAAGCGACGGTTTTCACGATATAGTAAGCGTGTTTCATTCCATTTCGCTTTCCGATGAGATTTTAATTGAAAGAACGGCTGAAAAAGATACTTGCAAGGTGCTGTCGCCTTTGCTGGCATTACCTGAAACAAATACGGTTATAAGTGCTTATAAAAAGTTTTCCGCAGCTTGCGGTATTAGAGACGGCATTATTGTAAAGATACTTAAAAACATTCCTTGCGGAGCGGGATTGGGCGGAGGTTCGTCCGACGCTGCCGCCGTTTTACACGGGCTAAACATTATGTTTAATGCCGGTTTAACCGAGGAAAGTTTGCGTAAGATTGCATTGGAGATAGGAAGCGATGTACCGTTTTTTTTTAAAAGGCGGAGCTGCCGTTGTAGGCGGGCGCGGAGAGCTTTTAAAACCCGTTTCCGTTAA
- the spoVG gene encoding septation regulator SpoVG yields MEITEVRVQKIDSGNSLKAYASVTFDNCFVVHNIRIIEGKSGLYVGMPSKKLTSGEFKNIAHPISSEFRDILTKAIFDAYNKGS; encoded by the coding sequence ATGGAAATTACGGAAGTTCGCGTTCAAAAAATCGATTCGGGCAACAGCCTGAAGGCTTATGCAAGCGTTACATTTGATAATTGCTTTGTTGTGCACAATATAAGAATTATTGAAGGTAAAAGCGGTTTATATGTAGGTATGCCGAGTAAAAAATTAACGAGCGGAGAGTTTAAAAATATAGCTCATCCTATTTCTTCGGAATTTAGGGATATACTTACAAAAGCTATTTTTGATGCCTATAACAAAGGTTCTTGA
- a CDS encoding 50S ribosomal protein L25 — protein MDQRMLNANERTAFGKTAAAKIRKAGRIPAVMYDGHGKAVSLDVDEREFMKLFKVVTESTIVKIQLGDKDYEVFIKEFQHNIVTDKIEHVDFYEVERGKLLRTKVKIRLQGAPEGVRHGGVLEAGISEIEVECLPRNLPPRIVVDVSALDVNHSLHVRDITLPSDVTVLTSPDMTVAAIKFASNDTPAAASTEEGEGEAKAE, from the coding sequence ATGGACCAGAGAATGTTAAATGCAAATGAAAGAACGGCATTCGGAAAGACAGCTGCCGCAAAAATAAGAAAGGCGGGCAGGATTCCTGCCGTTATGTATGATGGACATGGAAAAGCCGTTTCTCTTGATGTTGATGAAAGAGAATTTATGAAGCTTTTTAAAGTTGTTACTGAAAGCACAATTGTAAAAATTCAGCTCGGTGATAAAGATTATGAAGTTTTTATTAAAGAATTTCAACATAATATAGTTACCGATAAAATTGAGCATGTGGATTTTTACGAAGTCGAACGCGGTAAGTTATTGCGTACAAAGGTTAAGATTAGACTCCAGGGTGCTCCTGAAGGAGTGCGGCACGGCGGTGTTCTTGAAGCGGGAATTTCCGAAATTGAAGTTGAGTGTTTGCCTAGAAATTTACCTCCAAGAATTGTTGTTGATGTTTCCGCTTTGGACGTAAATCATTCTTTGCATGTACGGGACATCACGTTACCTTCTGATGTTACCGTTCTTACTTCTCCGGATATGACGGTTGCGGCTATTAAATTCGCATCGAATGATACTCCCGCAGCGGCATCGACTGAAGAAGGCGAAGGCGAGGCTAAAGCCGAATAA